Proteins co-encoded in one Oreochromis aureus strain Israel breed Guangdong linkage group 3, ZZ_aureus, whole genome shotgun sequence genomic window:
- the LOC120438196 gene encoding histone H2B 1/2 has translation MPEPAKSAPKKGSKKAVTKTAGKGGKKKRKTRKESYAIYVYKVLKQVHPDTGISSKAMSIMNSFVNDIFERIAAEASRLAHYNKRSTITSREIQTAVRLLLPGELAKHAVSEGTKAVTKYTSSK, from the coding sequence ATGCCTGAACCCGCCAAGTCAGCGCCCAAGAAGGGCTCCAAGAAAGCCGTGACCAAGACCGCCGGGAAGGGCggcaagaagaagagaaagaccAGGAAGGAGAGCTACGCCATCTACGTGTACAAGGTGCTGAAGCAGGTCCACCCCGACACCGGCATCTCCTCTAAAGCCATGAGCATCATGAACTCGTTTGTCAACGACATCTTCGAGCGCATCGCTGCCGAGGCATCTCGCCTGGCCCACTACAACAAACGCTCCACCATCACCTCCAGGGAGATCCAGACCGCAGTGCGCCTGCTTCTCCCCGGTGAGCTGGCCAAGCACGCCGTGTCTGAGGGCACCAAGGCCGTCACCAAGTACACCAGCTCCAAGTAA
- the LOC120438199 gene encoding histone H1-like produces the protein MSEEAPAPAAAPAKAAKKKTTASKPKKVGPSVGELIVKAVAASKERSGVSAAALKKALAAGGYDVDKNKARVKTAIKSLVAKGTLVQTKGTGASGSFKMNKKATDSKAKKPAKKAAPKAKKPAAAKAKKPAAAAKKSPKKAAAAKKPAAAKKPAAAKKSPKKAKKPAAAAKKAPKSPKKAAKSPKKVLKKAPAAKKSPAKKAAKPKVKKAATAAKKK, from the coding sequence ATGTCCGAGGAAGCTCCCGCACCTGCTGCCGCCCCGGCCAAGGCGGCCAAGAAGAAGACGACGGCTTCCAAGCCCAAGAAGGTCGGCCCCAGCGTGGGCGAGCTGATTGTGAAAGCCGTGGCCGCTTCCAAGGAGCGCAGCGGCGTGTCCGCAGCCGCTCTCAAGAAGGCTCTGGCTGCCGGAGGCTACGATGTGGACAAGAACAAGGCCCGCGTCAAGACCGCCATCAAGAGCCTGGTGGCGAAGGGCACTCTGGTGCAGACCAAGGGCACCGGGGCCTCCGGATCCTTCAAGATGAACAAGAAGGCTACTGACAGCAAAGCCAAGAAGCCCGCCAAGAAAGCCGCTCCTAAAGCCAAGAAGCCCGCCGCTGCCAAAGCCAAGAAACCGGCAGCAGCTGCTAAGAAGTCGCCCaagaaggcagcagcagccaagaagCCCGCAGCTGCTAAGAAGCCCGCGGCCGCTAAGAAGTCGCCCAAGAAGGCCAAGAAGCCCGCGGCGGCGGCCAAGAAAGCGCCCAAAAGCCCCAAGAAGGCGGCCAAGAGCCCCAAGAAGGTGCTGAAGAAGGCTCCCGCAGCAAAGAAGTCCCCCGCCAAGAAGGCCGCCAAGCCCAAAGTCAAGAAGGCagccacagcagccaagaagaagTGA
- the LOC120438187 gene encoding histone H3 — translation MARTKQTARKSTGGKAPRKQLATKAARKSAPATGGVKKPHRYRPGTVALREIRRYQKSTELLIRKLPFQRLVREIAQDFKTDLRFQSSAVMALQEASEAYLVGLFEDTNLCAIHAKRVTIMPKDIQLARRIRGERA, via the coding sequence ATGGCAAGAACCAAGCAGACCGCTCGCAAGTCTACTGGCGGCAAAGCACCCAGGAAGCAGCTGGCCACCAAGGCCGCTCGTAAGAGCGCCCCGGCCACCGGAGGCGTCAAGAAGCCCCATCGTTACAGGCCCGGTACCGTGGCTCTTCGTGAGATCCGCCGTTACCAGAAATCCACCGAGCTGCTGATCCGCAAGCTGCCCTTCCAGCGCCTGGTCCGCGAGATCGCCCAGGACTTCAAGACCGACCTGCGCTTCCAGAGCTCTGCCGTCATGGCTCTGCAGGAGGCCAGCGAGGCTTACCTGGTCGGACTCTTCGAGGACACCAACCTGTGCGCCATCCACGCCAAGAGGGTCACCATCATGCCCAAAGACATCCAGCTGGCTCGCCGCATCCGCGGAGAGAGAGCTTAA
- the LOC116312624 gene encoding histone H4, which produces MSGRGKGGKGLGKGGAKRHRKVLRDNIQGITKPAIRRLARRGGVKRISGLIYEETRGVLKVFLENVIRDAVTYTEHAKRKTVTAMDVVYALKRQGRTLYGFGG; this is translated from the coding sequence ATGAGTGGAAGAGGCAAAGGTGGCAAAGGACTCGGCAAAGGAGGCGCTAAGCGCCACCGTAAGGTGCTCCGTGATAACATCCAGGGCATTACTAAGCCAGCTATCCGCCGCCTGGCTCGCCGTGGTGGCGTCAAGCGTATCTCTGGTCTGATCTATGAGGAGACCCGTGGTGTGCTGAAGGTGTTTCTGGAGAACGTCATCCGCGACGCCGTCACCTACACTGAGCACGCCAAGAGGAAGACCGTGACCGCCATGGATGTGGTGTACGCTCTGAAGAGGCAGGGCCGCACTCTGTACGGCTTCGGCGGTTAA